The genome window GTACTTTTCCATTCCAACGGTTTCGGAGTCGTTTTCATCATTATAGGGGTCTTCTTGGGGGCTTGGTGCGTTTCGGAAAATGCTCTCGTGCGGATATTGCGCATAAAGGGCAAATGCATTGCAAGCTACTTCTTGACACTCCAGGTCGAATGCGTCATGGCTTTTAAAGCAGTTTAAACGCTGTTCAAATACCTGTAAATTAATACGGTTGAACAGTTTTTGTTCTATCCGTTCGCCTATCCATTCGGCTTTTACAATCTCTGCAATACAGCTTTCCGTTTCCTCGGTATAATCGTCTTGTTCTACCCAATCGTTCATCATTTCATACATCCAGTACAGATAGCTGTTTTCCTGTCTGTAGTAGGGTATATTGGCAATATGGTACAGATAACTGCAAACTGAAACAAGCAATTGAGCCGTCTTTTTACGCTTTGGGTCATTGAGCATTTGAAAGAGCGGCACAATTGGAATATAGTACAAGGTTGTGCCTGTGCTGTATCGTTCTTCGCTTGTAAAAAATGTTTTCTTACTATCCTGTACCAAACGTAAATTATCCCAATTGACATTGATTTGTTTTAACTTGTTTTCAGCATCCCACATAGCCAATGCCATATTGTAAGGATAGCCATAATCTTTCGTTTGTAATGGTTCAATGTCGTAATGTTGGGCAAGCTGGGAAAGCGACTTGTAAAAATCCTTTTTCATTTTTGCTGTTTTCGTACAAGCCTGTACGGATTGCACTGTTTTCAGTTTAGGCAAAAACGTACACTTTAGAAAACCATTGGAAGCATTGCTATCGGCACTGATTTCTGTTTGTCTTTCCGAACCTCGTTTGCATATTTGGCTCTCTGCATCCAATGGGCGAACTCGCTTAATTGTTGGTGCAGCTGCCGTTGTATTTTTTGTTCGGGTATGCTGATAGTTCCCGATAGGATATTGCGTTGCATAGTTCATCGTTTTTGATTTTTGGTTTAACCTTTTGTCCCCATTACGCTTTCCAATTTGTATTCTATCCTATCATCACGGATAATGGGGGCAGATATTTTTGCGGTGGTTAGTATGGGATACGTATTGGCGTAAAAATTCAATACTGCTTCCACACTCCAACGTGGTTCTGGGTCGGTCAGTCTGATGTCCTGTCCTTTATCTTTGAGTATGAATACTCGTTCTAACTTTGTTGCTAATAACATAACTCTTGATTTTTTTGTTAAACGATAGATTGTTCTGTCGCAAACAGACCTGTTGAAGAAAACTTGTCTGATAGTTCGGATTTGCGTTTTCGTATCTCGTCCGCTTTCTCGGGGTAATCGGTAATTTCTGGTACTTTCATCCACGCTTCACGGAACTTTTCCTCTTTTTCCAATTCGTCTGCCTTTGCCATACCGTCTTTAAACTTCTTATCTTTGGCTTCCTGTTCTTTTTTCTCTTTTTCGGTTTTTTCTTTTTCCATTGCCGATTGCTTTTTAGCTTCTTCCAATTGTTTCATAAAGGCTTCCATATTTACCATTAAACCCGAGGCGGTTTGCAAAGGAGCTGTTATCTGCTGAAAAAATCCCTCGTCCAATTCTTCTGCTGTTCCCCTTAAATTAAGCGGTGGAATCAGTTGTTTTGCGTTGTCTCCGCATTGTTCGTTTTGGAGCATAACCGATACAATAAGGTTGTTTTCTGCTCCCTTTGCTATGGTCAGTTGCAAATCACCTGCAATTTCCAATTGTGCTATCTGATTGAAAAAATATGTGTTCATCGTTCTTAGATTTTTAAATGTTGTTTAGTAGTTTTTTTATTGCAGTCAGTTATACTATCTGCGGTCAACGAACGACTCAATTTTCAAAGTTGCTCTTCTGTTTTCCCAATAGACATACTCAAGGGCTCCTTTCTTCGTTCTGAATCGTCTACCGTTTACGTTCCAACGTACTTTTATCCTGCGGATAGTTGATGGTGTTCTGAATGCATCAGAGGTTATCCCAGTAATTTTTTTCTCTTTTTCTATCTTTGCAACCTTGATATATATTACCTTTTGTTCTACATGCGGATGATGTGTTGTCAGTAAGAGGTTATTGTTTCTATCAAAGATTTCAAAGCGGACAAAATCTTTATTATTCAACATAATGCGGAGCAATTCTGATTCATTGAAATTCCAATTAAGCCCTATGTTTTTTGTCTCGTAGTCCCTGTATGTAATAGTTCCGATATTCATTGCTTTAGTTTTTAAAGACTACCGCCATTTAAGACGGTAGTCTGTGGTTATTTAATTAAGGTTTAAGATTTCCGCTCCGTCTGTTGCAAAAGCAGTACATAGTTCAAATGCTTTTTGTGATTTTATTTGTGCTGTTCCACCCATAACAATAGATTGCAGTTTGGCTTCATCATCCTTGTAACTGCGTACATTTTGGTAGTAGCCTGTCACAGCATTGTACGCACCGAACAATGTACCTTTGGTTGTGTCCATCTGTTGAGTGTCGCTTGTCATAGCGTATGCAAAGGCGTCTTGCACTACATTTTTGAACACGGTGGAAATTTCATCTTCCGCACCCTTTTTGAGTAAATCCAATGTTTCCTTGTTCGGGCAAAGTGCCAATTGAATTAGCTTTTTTACTTCACGGTCTGTAACTCTTACCTTAGCCCATTCATTGAATATGCCCTCTAATTGTGTGCTTAGGGTATTCGCCAATCCCATAATCTTGTGTGCGTTCTCAATACGTTGTTTTGCTCCCGAAGTATGTTTGATACGCACTACGTTGGTCATACTGCGAAGCGAAGCATTAAGGGTGTTTTGGCAAACAATGCGGATAGGAGTGAAGGCTGCTGTAATGCTTCCGCTGCCATCGTGCGAAGTGGTTAGGAAAATGTACTTTTCTGTTACATCATCGCCATTGCCCACACGGATATAATCGGGCAGTTTGGCTGTAATGAATATGCGTTCGCCTTGTCCCAATGCTCCTGCGGTTTCGTAGAGAATACCCTCGTCACCGCCTACAATGGCGTCAAAGAAATTGAAAGCTTCACGGTTTTGTACGATGTGGTAATCTTTACCCACCACACCCAATACGGCATTGTTATCGGTGCGGATATTAGCAAAGTACTTGGGAACATGCAGTTCGTTACTGCCTATTTCTATACCGTTTGCTGTTTCAATAATGCCCGAACCTTTGGTATATAGGGGTGTTTTAATGACTTCATAGTCTAACCCTGCATGTTTTATGGCTTCTTTGCTTGTTGGGTATTGCTCTACAATCTGCCCCAAGCCGTGCCACGCTTTTTGCTGAACGCTGAAAAATGAATAACGCCCTGTACTCTCGTTGAAATTGATATTATGTGCCATGATAAAATGATTTAAAAAGTTTAAAAATTGTTTAAAAACCTACAGTTAAAATGGG of Flavobacterium marginilacus contains these proteins:
- a CDS encoding PRTRC system protein C, encoding MLLATKLERVFILKDKGQDIRLTDPEPRWSVEAVLNFYANTYPILTTAKISAPIIRDDRIEYKLESVMGTKG
- a CDS encoding PRTRC system protein E translates to MNTYFFNQIAQLEIAGDLQLTIAKGAENNLIVSVMLQNEQCGDNAKQLIPPLNLRGTAEELDEGFFQQITAPLQTASGLMVNMEAFMKQLEEAKKQSAMEKEKTEKEKKEQEAKDKKFKDGMAKADELEKEEKFREAWMKVPEITDYPEKADEIRKRKSELSDKFSSTGLFATEQSIV
- a CDS encoding DUF932 domain-containing protein encodes the protein MAHNINFNESTGRYSFFSVQQKAWHGLGQIVEQYPTSKEAIKHAGLDYEVIKTPLYTKGSGIIETANGIEIGSNELHVPKYFANIRTDNNAVLGVVGKDYHIVQNREAFNFFDAIVGGDEGILYETAGALGQGERIFITAKLPDYIRVGNGDDVTEKYIFLTTSHDGSGSITAAFTPIRIVCQNTLNASLRSMTNVVRIKHTSGAKQRIENAHKIMGLANTLSTQLEGIFNEWAKVRVTDREVKKLIQLALCPNKETLDLLKKGAEDEISTVFKNVVQDAFAYAMTSDTQQMDTTKGTLFGAYNAVTGYYQNVRSYKDDEAKLQSIVMGGTAQIKSQKAFELCTAFATDGAEILNLN